GTCCCACGCATCGCGGCGCGGGCGATACGGTCAGTCAATCGTTTAATACAAGTTCGCAGCCCGGCGTGAGCGGGACGTCGTTCAAGGCGAATGAAGGGCCGAAGACATACGTCTTTCGCGTACAGAATCAGCACGTGCTCGATGGGCTGGCGCAGCTTGCGCGGGGCGTGAATTTTGGCTACGACTCTCGCGCCTGGCAATATTGGCACGCTCAAGAGAAGCAATCGCAGGCCAAAACCAGCGACCTCGACAGCCGGCGCGAGTAGAATGCAGGAGCCGGAACCTTAAGGAGGCTCTTCGATGAAACATTCGCTTGTATCGCTCGGCACCACCTTGGTGCTGGGTTCTGTTTCGCTGGCTCTTGCGCAGGAAGTGCCCGCTCGTCCCTACGATGGCATTCAGGCGGGGCTCGATGCCTATCAATTGGGCGAAGAGCGGCGGCAAGCCAACGTGCAGGCACAAATTCAAGCCAACGACGCAGCCCGAGCATCAGCTGGCTTGCCGACGACGCGCGGCGAGACAATTTACTACTACGGCGCACCGACCTCGTTTGGCTATCGTAGCTACGGCGTGGTGCCGTGGGACACAGCCTATGCGTACGGCGGCTTCGGTGCTGCGGTTTCGTATGGTCGCTTTGGCCGCAGGGCCGTGGTCTTTGGCACCGGGCCGTTTGTTGGTGGTCCCGCGTTTTCGCCGTGGCCGTATATTCCCGGCGATATCTATGGCTATCAAACGCAGCCGATGGTTCGCCAACCCATTGGTCAGCGGCAAGTGCAGACGGGAGAGAACACCTGGGAATCTCATCCGGTGTACGATCCGCCATTACCGAATCGTCCGGTGCTGCCACCCGTCGATTCTCCTCTGCTGAACAACACACCCTTCGCGACGCAGCCACCAGCTGAACCACTTCCCGCAGAACCGATTCCCTCGCCGGGCCGCAGCAATACAGCGCGTGATTTTTGACGTGGCTGGGTAGGCCTACAGCAGCCCGAACTTTTTCATCTTGTTGTAAAGCGTGACGCGGCTGATGCCGAGTTCGGCCGCGGTCTCTTTGCGGCGGAAGTTGTTACGCTGCAGCGCGTCTTCGATGATGCGCCGCTCGAGCACATCGACCCGCGCTTCGAGCGAAGCACTGGTGACGCGCGACAAGGCGGGATTCATCGCCGGATTCATCGTGGGCGAGAGCGAGGGAGCAGACTCCATCGTCGGCTGGCCGGTGGCAAACGAGCCAGCATAGCTGGGCATGGGCTGCTGCATGTGCAGCGGCACCTGGGGCCGGTGAGTTTGCGGAGTTGGCGAGGGCATCCGCGGGCGAACTCCCATGCCGGTCGGAATGTTGTTGCTGTTGAGCGCCAGTCGATCTTCCGAGACATGCAACGAGTTCATTTCCATGGCTGCTTGATGCGTGGCCAGCGACGACGTATGCCCTTGCACCGCAATCCGAATCGGGCTGGGGAGATCGTTGATGGTGAGCATGCCGCGCTGGCAATACAGCACCGCGCGGCGAATCACGTTTTCCATTTCGCGAATGTTGCCCGGCCAGTTATAGGCCCGCATCGCATCCAAAAAGCTCGGTTCGATTGAGCGGAGCGGAATGCCATGCGTGCGGCTGTGCTCAATCGCAAATTTGCGAACGAGATATTCGACATCCCACGGGCGATGCCGCAGCGGCAGCAAGTTGAAATTCAGAATGTTGAGGCGATAGTACAAGTCGGTTCGAAAGCTACCATTGCGAACCAGCTCTTCGAGGTTGTAATTCGAAGCGACAACCAACCGAGCTTGCGAGTATTGAGTTTCGTTGCTGCCGACCGGTTCGTATTCGCCGGTTTCGATCACCCGCAGCAACTTGGCCTGCTGTTCCATCGGCAACACGTCGATTTCGTCGAGCAACAGCGTGCCGCGGCCAGCAGCTGCGAACTTACCTTCGCGATCGCGGTCAGCACCGGTGAAGGCAC
Above is a window of Anatilimnocola aggregata DNA encoding:
- a CDS encoding sigma 54-interacting transcriptional regulator, with product MTTALIALTRDQNLLFELQTQLEAGFVIVPCESLALLPMCFTAHPGAAVIVHLTTDTLGELSPGRFVAELDEAVVNSPVYGLVAADCPQRLQKLAEKAIDHCLMLPLDYDQFRRLLNNRQDLEGELAGFWSQMPHKELHGRSRSLITFTPEMFDTMEEIKVAARHNVTVLLIGETGSGKTFLARLIHELSERRDDRFCTVACGALPPDLIESELFGYVKGAFTGADRDREGKFAAAGRGTLLLDEIDVLPMEQQAKLLRVIETGEYEPVGSNETQYSQARLVVASNYNLEELVRNGSFRTDLYYRLNILNFNLLPLRHRPWDVEYLVRKFAIEHSRTHGIPLRSIEPSFLDAMRAYNWPGNIREMENVIRRAVLYCQRGMLTINDLPSPIRIAVQGHTSSLATHQAAMEMNSLHVSEDRLALNSNNIPTGMGVRPRMPSPTPQTHRPQVPLHMQQPMPSYAGSFATGQPTMESAPSLSPTMNPAMNPALSRVTSASLEARVDVLERRIIEDALQRNNFRRKETAAELGISRVTLYNKMKKFGLL